CCGTGTTATAGCAACCATGGAAGAACAAGTTGCTACTGTCGATCTAGACCACGAGGTTCGAGTAAACCCCATCGGCTTCCCCAGACCGCCCAAGAGCCCTAAAAGACCCATAATGCCCTGGAAAGCTAGATAAGGGTCCAAAGGGGTGTGTTCCGCTGTCGTTTGGTTCGAGGCTCCGGAACATGTGTGAAAATGCACGCCACTTGTTTGATGCGCCACTCTATTGTGTTCCGAGTAGGCAAATATAGGCAAAGAATAGATAGAGATAGGAAGAGAAGCAGACGAAGAGTGATAATACCTTGGAGTGGAAGAGACAGAGGTGCGAGGGGAGCCACACGGTCAAACCCAAAGAAAAGACCCCCAAGGTAGACCCTTATGCCTGGCTCCCTGCAGTCCATCTTGGCAGGTAGTATTTGGTGTTCTCGTAGACGAGGAAGGTGACCCAGGTGGCGGGCAGGACTCGCACGACGCCCGGGACCAGCCCACGGTAGAAACCcctgacgccctcctcccgcCACAGCCGCGTAGCGGCCCCGACGATACCGCGGCCGAACTGGTTCTCGGCGTCGTAGTTCTGCAGCCTGCTGCGCAGGACCTGGTACGGGTACGTGACGGCATTGGCAAAGAGTTTGGCCGCCGTCGAGATGACCAAGGTAGCCTCGTTGGTCATGACGGAGCCTCCTGCTGCTGGTTTTGCTGCTGATGCAGCATCGTGCTGCCGTCCCCGACTCCTCCACACAACGTATAGCCTCTTGGCCGGTTCGTACACGGCGAACTGGACGGCGCCGTGACTGACCCCGAGCAGGCTGATGCCCAGGCCGCGGTAGAATCCGCGCGGACCATCCTCGCGCCAGACCCGAGTGGCGCCGACCCACATGCTGGGGTACGCGCCGACGGAGCCACGATCGGACGAGAGCATGCGCGTCTTGAGGACCCAGACGGGGTTGGTGAGCACCTGTACGGCggcaccggcggcggcggagctgACGAAGTAGTCTTGGGGTGTGAGCCTGGCGCTGCCGTCGTCGTACTTGTCACCATCATTGACGACAAGGCTCCCGTCCGCGGCGGGCTGCGGCTTCTTGAGCGACAGGATGGCCTGCTCGCAGCGCTtcttgaagaagaagaacgaGGCCCAGCTGGTGGCGTTGCCGACGAGGTTGGGCGTCAGCCCTCGGTACAGAGCGGCGATGGGCTTCTCGGTCTGCACCAGGCTCCTGAGCACGGCCACGGCTCTGAGCGGCGGTGGTTGCTGTGCGAGGCCTGGTTTCGATGACGCCGATGCTGCCGCGGCTGCATTGCTGCGATGGACTGGGGGCTGGGAGTTAGTAAAAGGAAAATGCATCGCAGGATTCTGCATTGAGGGGAGGAAAAGCCAGGCTAGAGgagtcgccggcttttcttGCTTCCTTACTCTGCATGCGCGTCTTTACAATGTCTAGAGGGTGCACGGCGAGCGTTGCGGCCGTGCCGGCGGAGAGGCCGGCGACAGTCTCGACCATGGCAGGTGAGAGGCCATCTCGACCTACACTGTTGGCCGCGACCATTAATACACCTCTTTTTTCTACTGTCCCTTGTTGAAGACGCCTTGCAAGTTCGTCATCGTGTTAGTTTTTTGTTGTCTGATGAATGGAATAAAGAGTGGCGGTTTTTTGTAGTTTTTATTGAGATGAAAGTAATTTGGCGAAGACTTTAATTACAAGTTTTGACGTCAGCAATCCCATGATATCAGTAGTCTTCGGGCCAAAAAGAATTCATACCACAACTCCCACGACATCTATATTTACAGTTAGATAGCTAGCTGGATAGGTGGGAGGCATTTTCACTTTATAGACGTATTTTATTTCTCATTTCTTTATTTACTTGAGCTAAAGTCGGATGATCAATGTCTTGTAGCGGTTGTGTTTTATATCACGTGGGTCAGACGGGGTCCGTTCAAAC
This DNA window, taken from Pyricularia oryzae 70-15 chromosome 6, whole genome shotgun sequence, encodes the following:
- a CDS encoding solute carrier family 25 member 33, with product MVAANSVGRDGLSPAMVETVAGLSAGTAATLAVHPLDIVKTRMQIHRSNAAAAASASSKPGLAQQPPPLRAVAVLRSLVQTEKPIAALYRGLTPNLVGNATSWASFFFFKKRCEQAILSLKKPQPAADGSLVVNDGDKYDDGSARLTPQDYFVSSAAAGAAVQVLTNPVWVLKTRMLSSDRGSVGAYPSMWVGATRVWREDGPRGFYRGLGISLLGVSHGAVQFAVYEPAKRLYVVWRSRGRQHDAASAAKPAAGGSVMTNEATLVISTAAKLFANAVTYPYQVLRSRLQNYDAENQFGRGIVGAATRLWREEGVRGFYRGLVPGVVRVLPATWVTFLVYENTKYYLPRWTAGSQA